The following proteins are co-located in the Dyadobacter chenwenxiniae genome:
- a CDS encoding DUF3748 domain-containing protein, which yields MPFQRYSLTTLILFSMLSCQTDSYLKEKQITDDYHYHHDLDNNDNFSPDGKWLVYDTRTDSGGIAESAKIEKVNIETGEKKVLLEIKNNEIWGPGAGAVSYSPVQQAVVFIHGLANSTKENPYQQWRRTGVIIEDANPNVPIYMDARDVTFPFTPGALRGGTHRHEWSGDGNWIGFTYNDAILKALEDSTGQKRNLRTIGVSKNIRSVNVDKNDENVSGEWFSTLVVRVVPDPAPGSDQISHAAGDSWVGTNGYLLKNGERQLARAFIGVVKDVNGKEVNEVFIVDIPEDITQPGELGPLEGTKDDFPMPPRGAIQRRLTFTSKKKYPGCTGIVRSSPDGTSLAYLAKDDNGVEQIFLTSPFGDDPRQLTAHESNVSGNVRWRPDGSAVSYIHEGSITLCKPGNAPFEQRILKLTQPANPAPSNLVWSPDGKILASNRLTQKEGEAASQQIFVVEVPM from the coding sequence TCGCCCGATGGGAAATGGCTGGTTTATGACACCCGAACAGATAGCGGAGGCATTGCAGAGTCAGCAAAAATTGAGAAAGTCAACATTGAAACCGGCGAGAAAAAGGTTCTTCTTGAAATAAAAAACAATGAAATATGGGGTCCGGGAGCCGGCGCGGTAAGTTATAGCCCGGTGCAGCAAGCGGTTGTTTTTATCCACGGTTTGGCGAATAGCACCAAGGAGAACCCTTACCAGCAATGGCGGAGAACGGGCGTCATCATTGAAGACGCAAATCCGAACGTTCCTATTTACATGGACGCGCGGGATGTGACTTTTCCGTTCACACCAGGCGCATTGCGCGGCGGAACGCACCGGCACGAATGGAGTGGCGACGGAAACTGGATCGGTTTTACTTATAATGATGCCATCCTCAAAGCATTGGAGGATTCAACCGGTCAAAAAAGAAACCTGCGCACCATTGGTGTTTCGAAGAATATAAGGAGTGTTAATGTCGATAAAAACGACGAAAATGTATCGGGTGAATGGTTCAGCACATTAGTTGTTCGGGTGGTGCCTGATCCTGCGCCTGGAAGCGATCAGATCAGTCATGCCGCGGGCGACAGTTGGGTCGGGACGAATGGTTATTTACTTAAAAACGGCGAAAGGCAGCTCGCCAGAGCATTTATTGGTGTTGTAAAAGATGTAAACGGAAAGGAAGTTAATGAAGTGTTCATCGTTGACATTCCGGAAGACATTACGCAGCCAGGTGAGTTAGGGCCATTGGAAGGAACAAAAGATGATTTCCCGATGCCGCCCAGAGGAGCAATCCAAAGGAGGCTGACATTCACATCAAAAAAGAAATATCCCGGATGCACGGGCATTGTGCGTTCTTCGCCGGACGGAACTTCACTTGCTTATCTTGCAAAAGATGATAACGGCGTTGAACAGATATTCCTGACCTCTCCTTTCGGAGACGATCCACGCCAGCTCACAGCGCACGAATCTAATGTTTCGGGAAACGTGAGATGGCGTCCGGATGGAAGTGCAGTGAGCTACATACACGAGGGAAGCATTACGCTCTGCAAACCCGGCAACGCGCCTTTTGAGCAAAGAATCCTAAAACTTACACAACCTGCCAACCCGGCGCCATCTAATTTGGTGTGGTCTCCCGATGGTAAAATTTTAGCATCCAATCGTTTAACACAAAAAGAGGGCGAGGCAGCTTCCCAGCAAATATTTGTCGTTGAAGTGCCGATGTAG
- the uxuA gene encoding mannonate dehydratase — MIHTMRWFGPNDPVSLMDIRQAGCAGIVSALHQIPVGDVWSAEAIEERKTLIEAGNEQFTSLKWLVVESLPVHEHIKKGLPSRELYIENYKQSLVNLAACGIKIVCYNFMPVLDWSRTQLDYTMPEGHKTLRFVWEDFALFDLCILRRPNAAADYEPETQQSAFEKFEKMSADEISVLINTVLLGLPGSEEAFDLTHFQSYLDAYAHIDDKQLRKNLYYFIQEVAPVAQELGINLCIHPDDPPRSLLGLPRVVSTEADLAELMLACNVRANGITFCTGSLGVRADNDLVNIIEKFGDRIHFVHLRTTKREDGTRNFHEAPHLYGDVDMYAVVKALLAEEQKRKDAGYQDHELPMRPDHGFQMLDDLRKKTYPGYSGIGRLKALAELRGLEMGIKRSVVF, encoded by the coding sequence ATGATTCATACCATGCGCTGGTTCGGGCCGAATGATCCCGTCTCATTGATGGACATACGCCAGGCCGGGTGCGCCGGAATTGTGAGTGCGCTACATCAGATACCAGTGGGAGATGTGTGGTCAGCAGAAGCGATCGAGGAACGAAAAACGCTGATTGAAGCCGGTAACGAACAATTCACCTCGCTAAAATGGCTGGTCGTTGAAAGCCTTCCTGTTCATGAGCACATCAAAAAAGGCCTTCCTTCCAGAGAACTTTACATTGAAAATTACAAACAGTCATTAGTAAATCTGGCGGCTTGCGGGATCAAGATCGTTTGCTACAACTTCATGCCCGTGTTGGACTGGTCGCGCACCCAGCTCGACTATACAATGCCGGAAGGACACAAAACCCTTCGTTTTGTATGGGAAGATTTCGCACTTTTTGACCTCTGCATTCTTCGCAGACCCAACGCAGCTGCGGATTACGAACCGGAGACCCAACAGTCGGCTTTCGAAAAGTTTGAGAAGATGTCTGCGGACGAAATTTCTGTTTTAATCAATACTGTTTTATTGGGCTTACCAGGCTCCGAAGAAGCTTTCGACCTCACTCATTTCCAGAGTTACCTGGACGCATACGCGCACATTGACGACAAGCAGCTGCGTAAAAATCTCTATTATTTCATCCAGGAAGTCGCTCCGGTTGCACAAGAGCTTGGTATTAACCTCTGCATTCACCCCGACGATCCGCCAAGATCATTGCTGGGGTTACCAAGAGTGGTCAGCACCGAAGCTGACCTTGCCGAATTAATGCTAGCCTGTAATGTTCGGGCCAACGGAATCACATTTTGCACAGGTTCGCTGGGCGTAAGGGCCGATAATGACCTTGTCAATATCATTGAAAAATTCGGTGACCGCATTCATTTCGTGCATTTAAGAACAACGAAGCGTGAAGATGGCACCCGAAATTTTCACGAGGCACCGCACCTGTATGGCGATGTGGATATGTACGCAGTTGTAAAGGCCCTGTTAGCAGAAGAGCAAAAACGAAAAGACGCTGGCTATCAGGACCATGAACTTCCCATGCGCCCTGATCACGGTTTCCAAATGCTTGATGACCTGCGCAAGAAAACTTATCCCGGTTATTCCGGCATCGGGCGATTGAAAGCATTAGCAGAGCTTCGCGGGCTCGAAATGGGCATTAAGCGCTCTGTCGTCTTTTAA
- a CDS encoding SDR family NAD(P)-dependent oxidoreductase, with the protein MPEIDNNNAAAMNVFSLHGKLALVTGGGSGIGFYIAQAMIQSGAKVVVTGRREAVLQEAVGLLGTNASYFVNDITQLSTIPDLIAAIEEAHGPIDILVNNAGINMKKHAIEVTDEDFDRVIQTNLHAVFAVTRECGKRMIAREKGSIIMITSMAALYGIDRVVAYTASKSAVGGMVKALATEFSPYNVRINAVAPGFIETPMMLTAMNGDPSRRDKAMDRTPMGTWGKPDDIGWATVFLASPAAKFITGVTLPVDGGNSIGF; encoded by the coding sequence ATGCCTGAAATTGATAACAATAATGCAGCGGCAATGAACGTCTTTTCGCTCCACGGAAAACTGGCGCTGGTAACCGGTGGCGGGAGTGGAATTGGCTTTTACATTGCGCAGGCCATGATCCAATCAGGCGCAAAAGTAGTCGTTACGGGCCGCCGGGAAGCAGTTTTGCAAGAAGCTGTGGGTTTGTTAGGCACTAATGCGAGTTATTTTGTAAATGACATTACGCAGCTAAGCACCATTCCCGACTTGATCGCCGCCATTGAAGAAGCGCACGGGCCGATTGATATCCTGGTCAATAATGCAGGCATTAACATGAAAAAACATGCCATTGAAGTCACCGACGAGGATTTCGACCGTGTTATTCAAACCAATTTACACGCAGTGTTCGCTGTAACCAGAGAATGCGGCAAACGCATGATCGCGCGCGAGAAAGGTTCTATTATCATGATTACATCCATGGCCGCATTGTACGGAATCGACCGCGTCGTGGCCTATACAGCTTCCAAATCTGCCGTCGGCGGGATGGTTAAGGCGCTGGCCACCGAATTTTCTCCTTATAATGTAAGGATAAATGCTGTCGCTCCGGGTTTTATAGAAACGCCCATGATGCTCACCGCCATGAATGGTGATCCGTCCCGGCGGGACAAAGCGATGGACCGCACGCCTATGGGCACCTGGGGAAAACCGGACGATATTGGCTGGGCAACCGTCTTCCTGGCCTCCCCCGCAGCTAAATTCATCACGGGCGTTACATTGCCAGTGGATGGCGGGAATTCGATTGGGTTTTGA
- a CDS encoding ThuA domain-containing protein has translation MKQDKFLKPIYLLFTILLLSSTISNTHAQKIKWNKVKVLIYTKNGKGYVHDNIAASVAAIQALGKQHGFGVDVSEDPAKFTDENLKQYDALVFSNTNNDVFDTDAQRVALMRYIQAGGNFVGLHSASGTERKWRWFKDMLGGTFFWHEPGQSFTVNVLDSKNPSLAHLPAKWDRKTDEFYFVKEMGVNLNVLAVNDHTTIQKPAGKALDTFGTVFPSVWWHEYDGGRAFYTSLGHQKEDYEQEDLRKHILGAIEWAIGPQKARNYSKAYATSPTDEVRKK, from the coding sequence ATGAAGCAAGACAAATTCCTGAAACCTATTTATCTTCTCTTTACAATTCTGTTGCTAAGTTCGACAATATCGAATACCCACGCTCAAAAAATCAAGTGGAACAAGGTCAAAGTCCTTATTTACACCAAAAATGGCAAGGGTTATGTACACGATAATATTGCTGCTTCGGTGGCGGCGATTCAGGCTTTGGGCAAACAACATGGGTTTGGCGTGGATGTGAGTGAGGATCCCGCCAAGTTTACGGATGAGAATTTGAAACAATATGATGCGCTTGTTTTTTCAAACACAAATAATGATGTTTTTGATACGGATGCACAGCGCGTTGCATTGATGCGCTACATTCAGGCTGGCGGGAATTTTGTCGGATTGCACTCGGCCTCAGGGACTGAGCGGAAGTGGAGATGGTTTAAAGATATGCTGGGCGGGACATTCTTCTGGCATGAGCCCGGGCAAAGCTTTACAGTTAATGTTTTGGATTCCAAAAATCCTTCATTAGCACATTTACCAGCCAAATGGGACCGCAAAACGGATGAGTTTTATTTTGTAAAAGAAATGGGCGTGAACCTGAACGTGCTAGCCGTTAACGACCATACAACCATTCAAAAACCAGCCGGAAAGGCGCTGGATACATTCGGGACTGTGTTCCCTTCGGTTTGGTGGCATGAGTACGACGGTGGCCGCGCATTTTATACTTCGCTCGGACATCAGAAAGAGGATTATGAGCAGGAAGATCTGAGAAAACATATTCTGGGAGCCATTGAATGGGCAATCGGGCCGCAAAAGGCTCGAAATTATAGCAAGGCCTATGCAACAAGCCCGACAGATGAAGTGCGTAAAAAGTAA
- a CDS encoding Gfo/Idh/MocA family protein produces MKNQKEENSQDRRSFLKSAATGTAGIIAASMFPTIVPASVFGKFAPSNRINIGQIGIGRIATGHDLPEVLKNEVAHVMAVADVDKNRLAQGKQWIEKKYADKTGKANYVDVKAYDDYKELLANKEIDAVIISTPDHWHAQPAMEAAVAGKHIYMQKPTSLTIKEGRMMADMIKKKKVVFQLGSQQRSMNPWPQFKRTCELVRNGRIGKLKKVYVGLPGDPAGGNTEKMPVPANLNYDMWLGSTPEVYYTLDRVHSQTDINDRPGWLRLEQFGAGMITGWGSHHIDIAHWGMDTELTGPIEIDGKATFPASNSGLWNVHGDFLVNAKYANGVEMEIGGTNPNGIKFEGTDGWIFVSRGNVGVTASDPGAAAAAKENKAFYASDPKILGSVIQADEIHLYESPEQHQNWLESIQNGKQTVSHAEIAQRSCSACLIAHTAMKLGRKLKWDPKKEEYIGDKEANATLSRPQRGPYGTNYVKG; encoded by the coding sequence ATGAAAAATCAAAAAGAAGAAAACAGTCAGGACAGAAGATCGTTCCTGAAAAGCGCTGCTACGGGAACAGCCGGAATTATCGCGGCATCCATGTTTCCGACGATTGTTCCGGCAAGTGTTTTTGGCAAATTCGCGCCTAGCAACCGGATTAACATTGGCCAGATTGGAATCGGGCGCATTGCAACCGGTCACGATTTGCCAGAAGTTTTGAAAAACGAAGTTGCGCATGTAATGGCCGTGGCGGACGTGGATAAAAACCGACTTGCACAAGGTAAACAGTGGATTGAGAAGAAATATGCAGATAAAACAGGCAAGGCGAATTATGTAGATGTAAAAGCATATGACGATTATAAGGAGCTTTTGGCCAACAAAGAAATAGACGCGGTGATCATTAGCACGCCCGATCACTGGCACGCGCAGCCTGCGATGGAAGCGGCTGTTGCGGGCAAGCACATTTATATGCAAAAACCCACTTCGCTGACAATCAAGGAAGGCCGGATGATGGCGGATATGATCAAGAAAAAGAAGGTGGTGTTTCAATTGGGCAGTCAGCAGCGGTCTATGAACCCCTGGCCTCAATTCAAAAGGACTTGTGAGCTGGTGCGTAATGGCCGCATTGGCAAGCTGAAAAAGGTTTATGTGGGCCTACCAGGCGATCCGGCGGGCGGTAACACGGAGAAAATGCCGGTTCCTGCAAATTTGAATTACGATATGTGGCTCGGCTCAACACCCGAGGTGTATTATACGCTGGATCGGGTGCATTCTCAAACCGACATTAATGACCGTCCGGGCTGGCTGCGTTTAGAGCAATTCGGTGCGGGGATGATCACTGGCTGGGGTTCACACCACATCGACATTGCGCATTGGGGCATGGACACCGAGCTTACCGGACCCATTGAAATTGATGGGAAAGCAACTTTCCCGGCTTCCAATTCCGGCTTATGGAATGTCCACGGCGATTTTTTGGTCAATGCCAAATATGCCAATGGGGTTGAAATGGAAATCGGTGGCACCAACCCAAATGGGATCAAATTCGAAGGAACGGACGGCTGGATCTTCGTTTCGCGCGGTAATGTGGGCGTAACAGCTTCCGATCCGGGTGCAGCTGCCGCAGCGAAGGAAAACAAAGCTTTTTATGCAAGCGATCCCAAAATTCTCGGCTCGGTAATCCAGGCGGATGAAATTCATTTGTACGAAAGCCCCGAGCAACACCAAAACTGGTTGGAAAGCATTCAGAATGGCAAACAAACAGTGAGTCATGCAGAAATCGCACAGCGCTCTTGCTCGGCCTGTTTGATTGCGCATACAGCGATGAAATTAGGCCGTAAATTGAAATGGGACCCGAAAAAAGAAGAATATATTGGTGATAAAGAAGCAAATGCAACATTATCCAGGCCGCAACGCGGCCCATATGGGACAAACTATGTGAAAGGATAA
- a CDS encoding AraC family transcriptional regulator — protein MKAPIHKNIESQVRTVTIQELKAPHFDPNWHFHPHYQLFTVLEGTGKRLIGDSVQTFGPGDTVFLGPDVPHLWRSDAAYFDTGSSLLTHGVVLYFQEDFLGKDFLDKPEMLALKQLLLDSKRGIEYKGELRSHIRAELMSIMHSEGFQTIIQLLTLLDKLAHETGGSPISSYGYVNTYKVSETERMHKVHNYVLQHFSQEIRLGDVASLAGMTEAAFCRYFKARSNKTFIDFVNEIRIGHACKLLLEDKWTIAQIAYDSGFDSLSNFNRNFKRYIGHTPREYKGNY, from the coding sequence ATGAAGGCGCCAATCCATAAAAATATTGAAAGCCAGGTTAGGACGGTGACAATCCAGGAGCTGAAAGCACCTCATTTCGATCCTAATTGGCATTTTCATCCGCATTACCAATTATTTACTGTATTGGAAGGGACGGGAAAGCGCCTGATCGGCGATTCCGTTCAAACTTTCGGTCCTGGCGATACGGTTTTCCTTGGACCTGACGTTCCCCACTTGTGGCGGAGTGACGCTGCTTATTTCGACACCGGTTCATCGTTGCTGACACATGGCGTTGTTTTGTACTTTCAGGAGGATTTTCTTGGAAAAGATTTTTTGGATAAGCCCGAGATGCTGGCATTGAAGCAATTGCTGCTGGATTCAAAACGCGGCATTGAATACAAGGGTGAATTACGGAGCCATATCCGCGCCGAATTAATGTCGATCATGCATTCGGAAGGGTTTCAAACCATTATTCAATTGCTGACATTGCTGGATAAGCTTGCCCACGAAACGGGCGGTTCGCCCATTTCCAGCTATGGTTATGTCAACACGTATAAGGTTTCGGAAACCGAGCGCATGCATAAGGTGCACAATTATGTGCTGCAGCACTTTTCGCAAGAGATCAGATTGGGAGACGTAGCATCTTTGGCAGGAATGACCGAGGCGGCTTTTTGCAGATATTTTAAAGCCAGATCAAACAAGACCTTTATCGATTTTGTCAATGAGATCCGCATCGGGCATGCTTGCAAATTGTTGCTGGAAGATAAGTGGACAATCGCGCAGATTGCCTATGACAGCGGTTTTGACTCTTTATCCAATTTTAACAGAAACTTTAAAAGATACATCGGGCATACTCCGAGAGAATACAAAGGAAACTATTAA
- a CDS encoding META domain-containing protein produces the protein MQKITPLLTLLFGIFALLSCGKTTTISSNMELTGKWELQSIVQNSDTIQKPALAKGQMPISLIFKEKGELEGTTSTNILTGFYETAQQNTIQMGGGGTERAETQWGNLFVNALPNVNLYDLKMNRLVLYYENNNQMIFSRVQ, from the coding sequence ATGCAGAAAATTACCCCTCTCTTAACCTTACTTTTTGGCATATTTGCCCTGCTAAGCTGTGGAAAAACGACCACAATCAGCAGTAACATGGAACTCACCGGGAAATGGGAGCTCCAAAGTATAGTACAAAATTCTGACACTATTCAAAAGCCTGCACTAGCCAAAGGACAAATGCCCATTAGTCTCATCTTTAAAGAAAAAGGTGAGCTCGAAGGCACAACTTCTACCAACATTTTGACGGGCTTCTATGAAACTGCGCAGCAAAATACCATTCAAATGGGCGGCGGCGGAACAGAAAGAGCGGAAACGCAATGGGGAAACTTATTTGTGAATGCTTTGCCAAATGTAAACCTGTACGACCTGAAAATGAACCGGCTCGTGTTGTACTACGAGAACAACAATCAAATGATATTCAGCAGAGTACAATAA
- a CDS encoding sugar phosphate isomerase/epimerase family protein: protein MKYSMNLLLWGPQIDDSLFPTLELIKEIGFDGVEVPIFNTNPAHWFNFRKKLDELGLACETDTICGPSEHLISPDPAMRRHTIDHLKSALDCSLVLGATKLMGPYHSALGVFTGQPATPEEWQWAIEGIREVADYAESLDITLGLEYLNRFELYLTSCGDELIRFVDEVNHPHCKIMFDTFHANIEEKNIGDTMRKAGDRISFIQLSENDRSTPGKGNVDWEGVFKAIKDIRYDGWISIEAFSQKLPVANIWRKMFESEEQLMRDGLAFIKSNLS, encoded by the coding sequence ATGAAGTACAGTATGAATTTGCTCCTCTGGGGCCCACAAATAGACGACAGCCTTTTCCCTACCCTCGAACTGATCAAAGAAATTGGCTTTGACGGCGTAGAAGTCCCCATTTTTAATACAAATCCTGCACATTGGTTTAATTTCCGCAAAAAGCTTGACGAGCTTGGGCTTGCCTGTGAGACAGACACCATTTGCGGTCCATCAGAACATTTGATCAGTCCCGATCCTGCCATGCGCAGACATACGATCGACCATTTGAAAAGCGCATTGGATTGCTCGCTTGTGCTCGGTGCTACTAAATTAATGGGTCCTTACCATTCTGCATTAGGCGTTTTCACCGGCCAGCCTGCAACGCCGGAAGAATGGCAATGGGCGATCGAAGGCATTCGCGAAGTGGCGGATTATGCGGAATCCCTGGACATTACATTAGGACTCGAATATCTCAATCGTTTTGAGCTTTATCTTACCTCATGCGGTGACGAGCTGATCCGCTTTGTAGACGAGGTCAATCACCCGCATTGCAAGATTATGTTCGACACATTCCACGCGAACATTGAAGAAAAGAACATTGGCGACACCATGCGCAAGGCTGGCGACCGCATTTCATTTATCCAACTTTCTGAAAATGACCGTTCTACGCCCGGAAAAGGAAATGTAGATTGGGAAGGTGTTTTCAAAGCGATTAAGGATATCCGTTACGACGGCTGGATCAGCATTGAAGCATTTAGTCAGAAACTGCCGGTAGCGAACATTTGGCGCAAAATGTTTGAATCGGAAGAACAGCTGATGCGGGATGGGCTGGCTTTTATTAAATCAAATTTGTCCTGA
- a CDS encoding TonB-dependent receptor: protein MRLQFLLFFMLICAAASAQTGNIKGQIKTGSGEGAESVNIILKGTGKGTVTAADGSFEFSGLNEGNYQLIGTGVGFKRIDKTVSVKANKTATLEITVTEDAQELQAVEITGNRESNYKNDLSFIASKTATPIKEVPQAISYITKEVMRDQGTFLMGDAVKNMSGVNQFTFYDDLTIRGFRMNGGSTTQLVNGLRTFSGFWKQPPVNYLERVEVIKGAASALYGNTSPGGTINRVTKKPLTTPQKSLTFTTGSFNTLRTLADFTGPMNESKTLLYRLNLGYVNAQGFRNLQFDKNIIVAPSVSFLPTDKTRINFDLVYNRSNSRLDRGQSVKGNDLYSSSIKTSLNAVNDYLNEETYLITTSLNHQFTKNTSFNLAYLRTGYSEDLLEHRSSNTNAVDSAGKVIDNLVARQVFVRKTKSFMDNVSLFLNHNFNTGIAEHKVVAGYDYIQSVTPKGSGQQTASGYLLKAGGAGAYNAKTPEKYVFYDYTENGVTRSIPKPNISHYDLSLQNNSMEDPSKYIYNVVTNASTTPVFYKLHGLYLQEQLKINRLQILLGLRYDTYIDKKGYTTSKEQDVTQHALLPRIGAVYTLTSNINVYGTYTKGYNPQDATVQSDPLSGGPFDPIRSSLYEAGLKTEWLDGRLTANASVYQIEQSNTLYSANAPENPNLMQQIGGEIAKGVEFDVTGNILPNWNLIVAYSYNDAKITDAGSRATDQVLVNKQKPNAPKNQGSIWTKYTFVNEALSGFGIGLGGNFVTERNVSINNTQTLPGYALLNGAIYYKIDKFQFQVNLNNLANKTYWVGGYDYLRLFPGAPRNFMATISYTF from the coding sequence ATGCGCTTACAATTTTTACTATTCTTCATGCTAATCTGCGCGGCTGCAAGTGCCCAGACCGGCAATATAAAAGGACAAATCAAGACCGGATCCGGCGAAGGCGCCGAATCCGTCAACATTATTTTGAAAGGAACAGGCAAAGGAACCGTCACAGCTGCTGATGGTTCCTTTGAATTTTCAGGACTGAATGAAGGCAATTATCAGCTGATCGGAACGGGAGTTGGTTTCAAACGCATCGATAAGACCGTTTCTGTAAAAGCGAATAAAACCGCCACGTTGGAAATTACTGTAACCGAAGACGCGCAGGAATTGCAAGCCGTAGAAATCACTGGCAACAGGGAATCGAATTACAAAAATGACCTCTCATTCATCGCCAGCAAAACCGCAACGCCGATCAAGGAAGTGCCGCAGGCGATCAGTTACATTACCAAGGAAGTAATGCGCGATCAGGGAACATTCCTGATGGGTGATGCCGTGAAAAATATGAGCGGCGTGAATCAATTCACATTTTACGACGATCTTACTATCCGCGGTTTCCGCATGAACGGCGGCAGCACAACGCAATTGGTGAACGGATTAAGGACATTTTCAGGGTTTTGGAAACAGCCACCCGTGAATTATCTGGAAAGGGTTGAAGTAATTAAAGGCGCTGCATCCGCATTATATGGAAACACTTCACCGGGTGGAACGATCAACCGCGTGACCAAAAAACCATTGACCACGCCACAAAAATCCTTAACGTTTACGACCGGTAGTTTCAACACATTACGCACACTGGCCGACTTCACAGGCCCGATGAACGAAAGCAAAACATTGCTTTACCGCCTGAATCTGGGTTATGTAAATGCCCAAGGCTTCCGTAATCTACAATTTGACAAAAACATCATCGTCGCGCCATCCGTATCATTCCTGCCGACCGACAAAACACGCATCAACTTCGACCTCGTATACAACCGCTCGAACAGCCGCCTGGACCGTGGACAATCTGTAAAAGGAAATGACCTTTATTCCAGCTCGATCAAAACTTCGCTGAATGCGGTGAATGATTATTTGAATGAAGAAACTTACCTGATCACCACGTCACTAAATCATCAATTTACCAAAAACACATCATTCAATCTTGCTTACCTGCGAACCGGTTATTCCGAAGATCTTTTGGAACACAGAAGCAGTAATACCAATGCTGTGGACTCAGCTGGAAAAGTGATAGATAACCTGGTTGCAAGGCAAGTTTTTGTCAGAAAAACAAAATCGTTCATGGACAATGTTTCTCTGTTCCTGAACCATAATTTCAACACCGGAATTGCTGAGCATAAAGTTGTTGCAGGTTACGATTACATTCAATCCGTAACGCCGAAAGGCTCGGGTCAGCAAACGGCGAGCGGTTATTTACTCAAAGCAGGTGGAGCCGGAGCTTATAATGCCAAAACACCTGAAAAGTATGTTTTTTACGATTATACGGAGAATGGCGTAACACGCAGCATTCCAAAGCCGAATATTTCGCACTACGACTTGTCGCTGCAAAACAACAGCATGGAAGATCCTTCCAAATACATTTATAATGTGGTAACAAACGCCTCCACAACACCTGTTTTTTACAAGCTGCATGGTCTTTATTTACAGGAACAATTGAAGATTAATCGTCTGCAAATCCTGCTTGGCTTGCGCTATGACACCTATATTGATAAAAAAGGTTACACGACAAGTAAGGAGCAGGACGTAACGCAGCACGCACTTTTACCGCGTATCGGAGCAGTGTATACGCTTACCAGCAACATCAACGTTTACGGAACTTACACGAAGGGCTACAATCCGCAAGATGCCACCGTGCAGAGCGATCCGTTATCCGGCGGGCCATTCGATCCGATCCGCAGCAGCTTGTATGAGGCCGGTTTAAAAACGGAATGGCTCGATGGCAGGCTAACCGCCAATGCATCGGTGTATCAGATCGAGCAAAGCAACACACTGTACTCAGCCAACGCGCCTGAAAACCCGAACTTAATGCAGCAGATCGGCGGAGAAATTGCAAAAGGTGTTGAATTTGACGTGACCGGGAACATTCTTCCAAACTGGAACCTGATCGTCGCTTACAGTTACAACGATGCCAAAATCACCGATGCAGGCTCCCGGGCAACGGATCAGGTGCTGGTTAACAAGCAAAAACCAAATGCACCAAAAAACCAGGGAAGCATCTGGACCAAATATACATTTGTGAACGAGGCGTTAAGCGGATTCGGGATCGGCTTAGGTGGAAACTTTGTGACCGAGCGTAACGTGTCCATCAACAACACGCAGACATTGCCCGGCTACGCATTGCTGAACGGCGCCATTTATTATAAGATCGACAAATTCCAGTTCCAGGTGAACCTGAACAACCTGGCCAACAAAACTTATTGGGTAGGCGGCTACGATTATCTGCGCCTTTTCCCAGGAGCGCCGAGGAATTTTATGGCAACGATTTCATATACATTCTGA